A region from the Rhodospirillaceae bacterium genome encodes:
- a CDS encoding ABC transporter permease encodes MRALKSFALLRESTPGMVGALLVLFWVIIAILAPLIAPFDPLATLQPMAKPGTVYAQGGTFWLGTDHLGRDILSRIIFGSQTVLFYAPLATLCAYTLGILMGLAAGYHLGWWDILLSRISDIILSFPVLVLYIIIIATIGSSGINIIIAITFASAPGIMRIVRGLVLDLRNRDYVAAAQTRGESPMYIMLVEILPNARGPLIVDACLRLGYVIITIGVLGFLGLGLPPPDPDWGGMINETRKMAMIFPHMTIFPCIAISSLILGFNLLADGLREVSLRD; translated from the coding sequence ATGCGTGCGCTCAAGTCCTTTGCACTGCTGCGTGAAAGCACACCCGGCATGGTCGGTGCCCTATTGGTCCTGTTCTGGGTCATCATCGCCATCCTGGCACCGCTCATTGCCCCCTTCGATCCGCTGGCCACCCTGCAACCCATGGCCAAACCCGGCACCGTCTACGCCCAGGGCGGCACCTTCTGGCTCGGCACTGATCATCTTGGCCGCGATATTCTGTCGCGCATTATCTTTGGCTCTCAAACGGTCTTGTTCTATGCGCCGCTGGCGACGCTATGCGCCTATACGCTGGGCATTCTGATGGGGCTGGCGGCTGGCTATCATCTGGGTTGGTGGGATATCTTACTGTCCCGTATCAGTGACATCATCCTGTCGTTCCCGGTGCTTGTCCTCTACATCATCATCATTGCCACCATCGGTTCCTCCGGCATCAACATCATCATCGCCATCACCTTCGCCAGCGCCCCAGGCATCATGCGTATCGTTCGCGGACTGGTGCTCGACCTGCGAAACCGCGATTACGTCGCCGCCGCCCAGACGCGCGGTGAATCCCCCATGTATATTATGTTGGTGGAAATCTTGCCGAACGCGCGCGGGCCGCTGATCGTCGATGCCTGTCTGCGCTTAGGCTACGTCATCATCACCATCGGCGTGTTGGGGTTCCTGGGACTTGGTCTGCCGCCGCCAGACCCGGATTGGGGCGGCATGATCAATGAAACGCGGAAGATGGCAATGATCTTCCCGCATATGACGATCTTTCCGTGCATCGCTATTTCATCGTTGATTTTGGGCTTCAACCTGCTCGCCGACGGCTTGCGTGAAGTTTCACTGAGGGATTAA
- a CDS encoding ABC transporter permease: MLIMISKRIGFMILTMLVVSMLLFMLLEFSPGNVATKVLGPYSSEEARQLWLERHGYFEPLWYRYGSWLGNFLSGEFGDSVRFRVPVSEVLWPRLWNTAILGFWTFAIMIPLSLILGVLAGMREGSRLDRVISIGSIITTSVPEFASTVLLSAIFVFGLKWLPGTSSMTSGFDVKQMILPVMVLIIYDFGYVARMTRASMAEVMTTHYIRTAVLKGLPYRQVIMKHALRNALIAPFTVIMLQINWLLSGVIVVEFFFAYKGFGALLLEASLNQDIFVIEACAMVAVFVAVASQTIADIGYTYLNPRIRFT; the protein is encoded by the coding sequence ATGTTGATTATGATCAGCAAGCGTATAGGTTTTATGATACTGACCATGCTGGTGGTGTCGATGTTGCTGTTCATGTTGCTCGAGTTTTCGCCGGGCAACGTCGCGACCAAGGTTCTGGGGCCCTATTCATCTGAAGAAGCGCGTCAGTTGTGGCTTGAAAGACACGGCTATTTCGAACCGTTGTGGTACCGGTATGGGTCTTGGCTGGGTAATTTCCTGAGCGGGGAATTTGGCGATTCCGTGCGCTTCAGGGTGCCGGTATCCGAAGTTTTGTGGCCGCGTCTGTGGAACACGGCGATCTTGGGGTTCTGGACCTTCGCCATCATGATCCCGCTATCGCTCATTCTTGGCGTGTTGGCCGGCATGCGCGAGGGCTCCAGACTGGACCGCGTCATTTCGATAGGCTCGATCATCACCACATCAGTTCCGGAATTCGCCAGCACCGTCCTTTTGTCGGCCATATTCGTATTCGGCCTGAAATGGCTGCCGGGCACGTCGTCAATGACCAGCGGCTTCGATGTCAAACAAATGATTCTGCCGGTAATGGTGCTGATTATCTATGATTTTGGCTATGTCGCGCGGATGACGCGGGCGTCTATGGCTGAAGTGATGACCACCCACTATATCCGCACCGCCGTGCTAAAGGGCCTGCCGTACAGACAGGTGATCATGAAGCACGCGCTCAGGAATGCGCTGATCGCGCCCTTCACGGTGATTATGCTGCAGATCAACTGGTTGCTGTCGGGGGTTATCGTTGTCGAATTCTTCTTCGCCTACAAAGGCTTTGGGGCCTTGCTGCTGGAGGCATCGCTCAATCAGGATATCTTCGTTATCGAGGCCTGTGCCATGGTCGCCGTGTTCGTCGCCGTCGCCAGCCAGACCATCGCCGACATCGGTTATACCTATCTTAACCCCAGAATTCGCTTCACCTGA
- a CDS encoding ABC transporter substrate-binding protein, with product MDHEKQGRVHPRVADLKNKFLKGEVDRREFLRTTTLLGLSAAAAYSFTDTFSNELPSLISSAEAATPKKGGTIRCAMQVQDMSDPAVYDWVEKSNVTRQMAEYLTITGSDNVTRPYLAEKWVPSDDLKTWTFHIRKGVKFGNGDELTADDVIVNIKRWLDPNVGSSMVGMLNTMLKEEDGKDKDGKAIKVKRMIEGSVEKVDTYTVRIHLNSPDLSIPEKMYHYPAVIMHRSFAEKGANITKTPDLGTGPYTLAEFRVGEIAILKRRGGGFKYWGEDPLLDEIHYIDTGQDSAASLAALASGQVDTMYVLDLTLLGAAETMPGVKVHEVTTAQTGCMRIQAERAPYKDIRVRQAMQLAADNEQMLKTAHQGRGMVAENHHVCGCQPDYAPLPKIKRNVGKAKQLLADAGHGGGLDITCNVGNTNGQWETDQVIVLKQNLAEAGINVNVNVMPAAQYWDVWDKADFSLTVWTHRPLGTMLLGVAYRTGVPWNEAKYSSKEFDDLLTQAESTVDINKRHKIMAKVEKRLQDDAIMIQPYFRSVMTAASDKVQNLGIHPTNYHQWNKVWIDS from the coding sequence ATGGACCATGAAAAACAGGGTCGCGTACACCCAAGAGTAGCGGACCTCAAGAACAAATTTCTAAAAGGCGAAGTGGACCGCAGGGAATTCCTGCGCACAACCACGCTTCTGGGACTTAGCGCCGCCGCCGCTTATTCATTTACCGATACATTCAGCAATGAACTTCCAAGCCTGATTTCCAGCGCCGAAGCCGCGACCCCGAAAAAAGGCGGCACCATCCGTTGCGCCATGCAGGTTCAGGACATGTCCGACCCGGCAGTCTATGACTGGGTTGAAAAATCCAACGTCACGCGGCAGATGGCTGAATATCTGACGATCACCGGTTCCGATAACGTGACCCGGCCCTATCTGGCTGAAAAATGGGTGCCCTCAGATGACTTGAAAACATGGACGTTCCATATTCGCAAAGGCGTCAAGTTTGGTAACGGCGACGAGTTGACCGCCGACGATGTCATCGTCAACATCAAGCGCTGGCTCGACCCTAATGTCGGCTCTTCCATGGTCGGTATGCTCAACACCATGCTTAAGGAAGAAGACGGTAAGGACAAAGACGGCAAGGCGATCAAGGTCAAGCGTATGATCGAAGGCTCTGTCGAGAAGGTTGACACTTACACCGTTCGCATTCACCTGAATTCGCCGGATCTGTCGATCCCCGAAAAAATGTACCATTACCCGGCTGTTATCATGCATCGCAGCTTTGCCGAAAAAGGTGCCAACATTACCAAGACACCTGATCTTGGCACCGGTCCTTATACGCTGGCCGAATTCAGGGTTGGTGAAATTGCGATCCTGAAACGCCGTGGTGGTGGTTTCAAGTATTGGGGCGAAGACCCACTCCTTGATGAAATTCACTACATCGACACCGGGCAGGACTCTGCCGCTTCCCTTGCGGCACTCGCTTCGGGCCAGGTCGATACTATGTATGTGCTCGACCTGACGCTGCTCGGCGCCGCCGAGACCATGCCGGGCGTTAAGGTGCATGAGGTAACGACGGCACAAACCGGCTGCATGCGTATCCAGGCCGAAAGAGCGCCCTATAAAGACATTCGGGTGCGTCAGGCGATGCAACTGGCTGCCGATAACGAGCAGATGTTGAAAACCGCTCACCAGGGCCGTGGTATGGTTGCAGAAAATCACCATGTTTGTGGCTGCCAGCCCGATTACGCGCCGCTACCCAAGATCAAGCGCAATGTTGGCAAGGCCAAACAGCTTTTGGCTGATGCCGGACATGGCGGTGGTCTCGACATTACGTGTAATGTCGGCAACACCAATGGCCAGTGGGAGACGGATCAGGTTATCGTGCTGAAGCAGAATCTAGCCGAAGCAGGAATCAACGTGAACGTTAATGTCATGCCTGCTGCACAGTATTGGGATGTCTGGGACAAGGCGGACTTCAGCCTGACGGTGTGGACGCATAGGCCACTTGGCACCATGTTGCTCGGCGTCGCTTACCGCACCGGTGTGCCGTGGAACGAAGCCAAGTATTCCAGCAAGGAATTTGATGACTTGCTGACCCAGGCAGAATCGACGGTGGATATCAACAAGCGCCATAAAATTATGGCGAAGGTTGAAAAACGCCTGCAGGACGACGCCATCATGATCCAGCCGTACTTCCGTTCGGTGATGACGGCGGCCAGTGACAAGGTCCAGAATTTAGGAATTCACCCGACCAACTATCACCAATGGAACAAAGTCTGGATTGATTCCTGA
- a CDS encoding NAD(P)-dependent oxidoreductase: MKIGFIGLGNVGGKLAGSLLRNGFDLTVRDLDRDLAQPFLDDGATWAESPKEMAEAVDMIITCLPSPAASAAVMEAEDGILAGLGEGKIWLEMSTTDEAEVKRLAEKVIATGATPMDTPVSGGCHRAATGNIAIFAGGERAAFERALPALSAMGRRILHTGPLGSASVLKVVTNYLASVHLVSLGEAMMTAAKAGMDMSTTFEAIRISSGNSFVHETESQVILNGSYNINFTMDLVIKDMTLFQSVAERAGVPLEISPKVLDIFKQGQEKYGSRAWSSMIVKRLEDACEMDLRAPGFPPEMIDTETEEAGHEVVVKAQ; the protein is encoded by the coding sequence ATGAAAATTGGTTTCATCGGGCTTGGCAATGTCGGTGGTAAATTGGCCGGAAGTTTGCTGCGGAATGGCTTTGATCTGACGGTCCGCGATCTTGATCGGGATTTAGCCCAACCGTTTCTGGACGACGGCGCCACTTGGGCTGAAAGCCCGAAGGAAATGGCCGAAGCGGTTGACATGATCATCACCTGTTTACCGTCCCCGGCAGCCAGCGCCGCCGTTATGGAGGCCGAAGACGGTATCCTTGCCGGGTTGGGGGAGGGGAAAATCTGGCTCGAGATGAGCACCACTGACGAGGCCGAAGTTAAGCGCCTGGCCGAAAAGGTCATCGCCACGGGGGCGACGCCCATGGACACGCCGGTATCAGGTGGATGTCACAGGGCCGCGACGGGGAACATCGCCATCTTCGCGGGTGGTGAACGCGCCGCCTTCGAGCGCGCCTTGCCAGCACTCAGCGCCATGGGTAGGCGTATTCTTCATACTGGCCCCCTGGGCTCTGCGTCGGTGTTGAAAGTGGTGACCAATTATCTGGCGTCTGTGCATCTGGTGTCGCTGGGCGAGGCCATGATGACCGCTGCCAAGGCCGGTATGGATATGAGCACGACGTTTGAAGCGATCCGCATATCCTCTGGCAACTCCTTCGTACATGAAACTGAAAGTCAGGTCATTCTCAATGGCAGCTACAATATCAACTTCACCATGGATCTTGTAATCAAGGATATGACGCTGTTCCAAAGCGTAGCAGAGCGGGCCGGGGTTCCCCTTGAAATTTCCCCCAAGGTGCTCGACATTTTTAAACAGGGGCAGGAAAAATACGGATCACGGGCCTGGTCATCGATGATCGTCAAACGCCTTGAAGATGCTTGCGAGATGGACTTGCGTGCCCCTGGCTTCCCGCCAGAAATGATCGATACGGAAACAGAGGAAGCAGGGCATGAAGTTGTTGTTAAGGCCCAATAG
- a CDS encoding mandelate racemase/muconate lactonizing enzyme family protein produces the protein MKIIEVKTFVVGNPPPHFGGRYFIFLKLVTDSGIEGVGEVYAATFGPHVIAKMIEDVCARHVIGHDPFKIERLWRNVYGAGYTLRPDVSVMGVLSGIEMACWDIIGKDVDKPVYELLGGMVRDRLRSYTYLYPHEDEDATTFYADPDRSAERALEYVSQGFTAVKFDPAGPYSVYDPRQPSLDDIARSVEFVKKIREAVGTRADLLFGTHGQFTTAGAIRLARQLEPYDPLWFEEPTPPENTSEMGRVARQTTIPIATGERLTTKYEFARVLEDQAASILQLALGRCGGILEAKKIAGMAETYYAQIAPHLYCGPIEGAANIQISTCTPNFLILESIQQWGGFHAEILKKPIQWEDGYVIPPTDPGLGVELNEEVALANPYTDDKLHLEMSEDPL, from the coding sequence ATGAAGATTATTGAAGTCAAAACGTTTGTCGTTGGGAATCCACCACCACATTTTGGCGGTCGCTATTTCATCTTCCTGAAGCTGGTAACCGATAGCGGCATTGAAGGTGTCGGTGAAGTTTACGCGGCGACCTTCGGCCCCCACGTTATTGCCAAAATGATTGAAGATGTGTGCGCCCGTCATGTCATTGGCCACGATCCCTTCAAGATCGAACGCTTGTGGCGAAATGTTTACGGGGCCGGATACACCTTGCGGCCGGATGTTTCGGTGATGGGTGTTCTAAGCGGCATCGAAATGGCGTGTTGGGACATTATCGGAAAGGATGTCGACAAGCCCGTTTACGAGCTTTTGGGCGGTATGGTGCGTGACCGGCTCCGTTCGTACACCTATCTGTACCCGCACGAGGACGAGGATGCGACGACCTTCTACGCCGATCCGGATCGCTCCGCCGAGCGCGCCCTGGAATACGTATCGCAAGGCTTTACGGCGGTGAAGTTTGATCCGGCTGGACCCTACAGTGTTTACGATCCCCGTCAGCCCTCGCTTGATGACATTGCCCGCTCTGTTGAATTTGTGAAGAAAATTCGTGAGGCCGTTGGAACCCGGGCCGATCTGTTGTTTGGCACCCATGGTCAATTCACAACAGCGGGCGCCATTCGATTGGCGCGCCAGTTGGAACCTTACGATCCACTTTGGTTTGAAGAGCCGACGCCGCCGGAAAACACCTCTGAGATGGGTCGCGTCGCCCGTCAAACGACGATCCCGATTGCAACCGGCGAACGGCTGACGACAAAGTATGAATTCGCCCGGGTACTGGAAGATCAGGCAGCCTCGATCCTGCAACTGGCGCTGGGCCGTTGCGGTGGCATTCTGGAAGCCAAGAAAATCGCGGGCATGGCCGAAACTTACTATGCACAGATCGCACCGCATCTTTATTGCGGGCCGATCGAAGGGGCTGCAAACATTCAAATCAGCACCTGCACGCCAAACTTTCTGATCCTGGAAAGCATTCAGCAATGGGGCGGGTTTCACGCTGAAATTCTGAAAAAACCAATCCAGTGGGAAGATGGTTACGTCATTCCACCCACAGACCCAGGACTGGGTGTCGAGTTGAATGAGGAGGTCGCCTTGGCCAACCCTTATACAGACGACAAACTGCACCTGGAAATGTCGGAAGACCCTCTTTAA
- a CDS encoding Zn-dependent alcohol dehydrogenase, translating into MKAAVCRKFGDPLQIEDVAIASPGPGEVLVKLAACAICHSDIIFMDGGWGGDLPAVYGHEAAGIVESVGDGVESMTPGDHVVVTLIRSCGHCHYCSQGASVACETTFHLDQQSPLSTANGDVLKHGLRTGGFAEYVVVHDSQAVAIDRSVALDSASLLACGVLTGFGAVVNTAAVETGSSVVVIGTGGVGLNSVQGARISGAATIIAIDVSADKLKAAQEFGATHAINASDADIVSQVRALTGGRGADYVFVTVGSIVAINSAYALMGSTGAVVLVGMPENGVMSEFEPGNIADQSQRILGSKMGSGRVQIDIPYLVTLYQQGRLKLDELISGRYPLEDINEAIASARRGEALRNVIVF; encoded by the coding sequence ATGAAAGCTGCTGTCTGTCGAAAGTTTGGCGATCCTCTTCAAATCGAAGACGTCGCGATCGCCTCACCGGGGCCGGGTGAAGTCCTAGTCAAACTTGCCGCCTGCGCCATCTGTCACAGTGATATCATTTTTATGGACGGTGGTTGGGGCGGTGATCTTCCCGCCGTATACGGGCATGAAGCAGCAGGAATTGTCGAGAGTGTCGGCGATGGTGTCGAAAGCATGACCCCGGGTGATCATGTGGTGGTCACCCTGATCCGCTCCTGCGGGCATTGTCACTACTGTTCACAAGGGGCATCGGTGGCTTGCGAGACGACTTTTCATCTTGATCAGCAAAGCCCGCTTTCAACCGCTAATGGCGATGTCCTGAAGCATGGTCTCAGGACCGGCGGATTTGCGGAATATGTTGTTGTCCACGACTCTCAGGCCGTCGCCATCGACCGCAGTGTCGCCCTGGATAGCGCCTCATTGCTGGCTTGCGGGGTGCTCACGGGCTTTGGCGCCGTGGTTAATACGGCAGCGGTTGAAACAGGCAGCAGTGTTGTTGTTATCGGCACCGGTGGCGTTGGCCTTAACAGTGTGCAAGGGGCCAGGATCAGTGGGGCTGCGACCATTATCGCCATTGACGTTTCAGCAGATAAACTGAAAGCGGCGCAGGAATTTGGCGCAACTCACGCGATCAACGCAAGCGATGCAGATATTGTCAGTCAGGTTCGGGCGTTGACCGGTGGACGCGGTGCCGATTATGTCTTTGTTACGGTTGGCTCCATCGTCGCCATCAATAGCGCCTACGCCCTGATGGGATCAACGGGGGCGGTGGTTCTGGTGGGGATGCCGGAAAATGGTGTGATGTCTGAATTCGAGCCCGGCAACATCGCCGATCAAAGCCAGCGCATTCTGGGCTCCAAGATGGGCTCCGGCCGGGTCCAGATTGATATTCCCTATCTCGTCACCTTGTACCAGCAGGGTCGCCTGAAGCTGGATGAGCTGATTTCGGGACGCTACCCACTGGAAGATATCAATGAAGCCATCGCGTCGGCGAGGCGCGGCGAGGCCCTGCGTAACGTGATTGTTTTTTGA
- the caiD gene encoding crotonobetainyl-CoA hydratase, with product MTEDAIKVERRGAVLEVTIDRPKANAIDVATSRIMGEVFASFRDDPDLKVAIITGGGDKFFSAGWDLKAAAEGEVPDSDYGVGGFGGLQELPNLNKPVIAALNGMTVGGGFEIALSADIIIAADHVRFALPEIKAGTVADAATIKLPKRIPYHVAMEFLFTGRWMDAPEALHWGLINEIVAQDLLMERAREVADLLASGPSLVFAAIKEVARETEGMTFHKALSQVTNRKLPTVDILYGSEDVKEGSLAFAEKREPVWKGK from the coding sequence ATGACAGAAGATGCGATTAAGGTTGAGCGCCGCGGCGCTGTTCTTGAAGTCACCATCGACAGGCCAAAGGCAAACGCCATCGATGTGGCGACGAGCCGTATAATGGGCGAAGTCTTTGCATCCTTTCGCGATGACCCCGACTTGAAGGTGGCCATTATCACCGGTGGCGGAGACAAGTTTTTTTCGGCCGGTTGGGATTTGAAGGCAGCCGCCGAAGGTGAAGTTCCGGATTCCGATTACGGTGTAGGCGGCTTTGGCGGCTTGCAGGAATTGCCGAACCTGAACAAACCGGTGATCGCCGCACTGAATGGCATGACGGTTGGTGGCGGCTTCGAGATTGCCTTATCAGCCGATATTATCATCGCCGCCGATCATGTGCGTTTTGCCCTGCCCGAAATCAAGGCGGGTACGGTCGCGGATGCTGCGACGATTAAATTGCCCAAGCGCATTCCTTATCATGTGGCTATGGAGTTTTTATTCACCGGTCGCTGGATGGATGCCCCCGAAGCCCTGCACTGGGGCTTGATTAATGAAATTGTCGCGCAGGATTTACTGATGGAGCGAGCCCGTGAAGTTGCCGACCTTCTGGCATCCGGGCCGTCATTGGTTTTCGCCGCCATCAAGGAAGTCGCCCGTGAAACCGAAGGCATGACATTTCATAAAGCCTTGTCGCAGGTGACAAACCGTAAACTGCCAACCGTCGATATTCTTTATGGCAGTGAGGATGTCAAGGAAGGGTCATTGGCTTTTGCTGAAAAGCGCGAGCCTGTGTGGAAGGGAAAATAA
- a CDS encoding acetate--CoA ligase family protein has translation MMDLSRLLRPRSIAVFGGHFAEAVVEQCDRAGYAGALWPINPKRSDIHGHKCFADVEALPGVPDAAFIGVNRNQTIEVIESLAAMGAGGATAFASGFKETGEEGEDLQNAFIKAAGEMPVIGPNCYGLINYLDSALLWPDVHGGKRVERGVAILAQSSNIAINLTMNRRGLPIAYMATVGNQAVVTVPDLIEAFLDDPRVTAIGLHMEGISDPQALAAVMEKAHAKGVPVVAIKSGKSEGGARLTLSHTASLSGSDVVMDAYFGRLGIARVDTLSRFLETLMLLHVGGPLAGNSVVSMSCSGGEAALISDVGAHRGINFRPFTKVDSERIGKTVNELVTVSNPFDYHMFDWANEERLGATFTAVMKSGFDLNIIVLDFPREESGSDDEWHVSLRALKAAADETGSRAAVLATLPENMPERVVTGLLEMGITPLSGIDDAMATISAAAKLGSPRSAQPFQHLPGPLSSNDVRTLNEWQSKQRLAEYGIEIPEGRMCGSVNKAVAAGQALGYPLVLKAVGAELVHKTEQNAVRLGISNEADVRAAATDLFNQGEGVLVERMSENPLCELIIGVTSDPVIGLHLLVGFGGILAEIVRDSCIILIPAEADEIRQSILSLKAAPLLLGHRGQATADLDAVINAVIGVQKFALDHADKLIELDINPLIVKSDGAVAVDALIRLEK, from the coding sequence ATGATGGATTTATCCCGGCTCCTGCGCCCGCGATCGATAGCCGTCTTCGGCGGCCACTTTGCCGAAGCGGTGGTTGAGCAATGCGACCGGGCTGGATACGCTGGCGCTCTTTGGCCGATAAATCCCAAGCGTAGTGACATTCACGGCCACAAGTGCTTTGCCGATGTGGAAGCGCTTCCCGGTGTCCCTGACGCGGCCTTCATCGGCGTCAATCGCAACCAGACGATTGAGGTGATTGAATCTCTTGCCGCCATGGGTGCAGGCGGGGCGACGGCTTTTGCCTCGGGTTTTAAAGAGACCGGCGAGGAAGGCGAAGATTTGCAAAACGCCTTTATAAAGGCGGCGGGCGAGATGCCGGTTATTGGCCCTAATTGCTACGGCTTGATCAACTATCTGGACAGCGCCCTGCTTTGGCCGGACGTCCATGGCGGAAAACGGGTTGAGCGCGGTGTTGCCATACTGGCCCAGTCCAGCAACATCGCCATTAATCTGACCATGAACAGGCGCGGCTTGCCCATTGCTTACATGGCGACGGTTGGCAATCAGGCCGTCGTTACCGTGCCGGACCTGATCGAGGCCTTTCTTGATGATCCGCGTGTCACCGCCATTGGCCTTCACATGGAAGGGATTAGTGATCCGCAAGCGCTGGCGGCGGTTATGGAAAAAGCTCACGCAAAGGGCGTTCCTGTGGTTGCCATTAAATCCGGCAAATCCGAAGGTGGGGCCCGCCTGACCCTTAGTCACACGGCTTCTCTTTCGGGTAGTGACGTGGTCATGGATGCCTATTTTGGCCGGTTGGGGATCGCCCGGGTTGATACCCTGTCCCGGTTTCTCGAAACCCTGATGCTGCTTCACGTTGGCGGGCCGCTTGCCGGTAACAGCGTTGTCAGCATGAGCTGTTCAGGCGGCGAGGCGGCCCTGATTTCAGATGTCGGGGCGCACCGGGGCATTAACTTCCGCCCCTTCACGAAAGTCGACAGCGAACGCATCGGGAAAACCGTCAATGAACTGGTCACGGTTTCCAACCCGTTTGATTATCACATGTTCGACTGGGCCAATGAGGAGCGTCTGGGGGCGACGTTCACGGCGGTGATGAAGAGCGGTTTTGACCTGAATATTATTGTTCTGGATTTCCCCCGCGAAGAAAGTGGCAGTGACGATGAATGGCATGTATCCCTTCGCGCCCTGAAAGCGGCGGCTGACGAAACCGGGAGCCGCGCCGCCGTTTTGGCGACCTTGCCTGAAAATATGCCTGAGCGGGTGGTGACGGGTCTGTTGGAAATGGGCATCACCCCCTTGTCAGGAATCGATGACGCCATGGCGACGATCAGCGCCGCGGCCAAGTTGGGTTCACCCCGTTCGGCCCAGCCATTCCAACACCTGCCCGGACCACTATCTTCAAACGATGTGCGAACATTGAACGAATGGCAAAGCAAGCAACGACTGGCTGAATACGGCATTGAAATTCCAGAAGGCCGCATGTGTGGCTCCGTTAACAAAGCCGTGGCGGCGGGTCAGGCGCTGGGCTATCCACTTGTACTCAAGGCTGTCGGGGCGGAACTTGTCCATAAAACCGAACAGAACGCGGTGCGCCTGGGTATTTCAAACGAGGCCGACGTGCGCGCTGCGGCCACTGATCTTTTTAATCAGGGCGAGGGCGTTCTTGTTGAACGGATGAGCGAAAACCCGCTTTGCGAATTGATCATCGGGGTTACCAGTGATCCGGTTATTGGTCTGCATTTGCTTGTTGGTTTTGGTGGTATCCTGGCGGAAATTGTTCGCGATTCCTGCATCATATTAATACCAGCAGAGGCCGATGAGATCAGGCAGTCCATCCTGTCGCTGAAGGCAGCCCCCCTGCTACTGGGGCACAGGGGTCAGGCGACGGCTGACCTGGACGCTGTTATCAATGCGGTGATCGGGGTTCAGAAATTCGCCCTTGATCACGCAGACAAATTAATCGAACTGGATATCAACCCGCTTATCGTCAAATCTGACGGGGCGGTTGCTGTGGACGCCCTTATAAGACTGGAGAAATAA
- a CDS encoding acyl-CoA/acyl-ACP dehydrogenase, translating to MDFGLSHEQEMVVDTVRAFVEKELYPLEEEVERTGQVPPDMGREIQNKVLELGFYAANIPEEFGGGGLDHLTFTLLERELGRASMALTTFWGRPSNILCACNDEQRARYLDPCVRGEKIDALAMTEPDAGSDVRGMKTVARKDGDDWIINGTKHFISHADIADFIIVFVATGEDETSRGTRKQISCFLVDRGTPGFEIRDGYQSVSHRGYHNCILNFDECRVPSNQMLGEEGGGFEVANTWLVATRLSVAAFSVGRARRAFDLALNWTTERKQFGQQISKFQGVSFKLADMITEIDAADLLTLAAAWQLDQGVDANLAISQAKLYATEMLARVTDEAIQIHGGMGLMSDLPLERFWRDARVERIWDGTSEIQRHIISRELLRPIGG from the coding sequence ATGGATTTCGGATTAAGCCATGAACAGGAAATGGTCGTGGACACGGTCCGCGCCTTTGTTGAAAAAGAACTCTACCCGTTGGAGGAAGAAGTCGAACGAACCGGACAGGTGCCGCCCGACATGGGCCGGGAAATTCAAAACAAGGTTCTGGAATTGGGGTTTTACGCGGCCAACATTCCGGAAGAATTTGGCGGCGGTGGCCTCGATCACCTGACCTTCACCTTGCTTGAGCGGGAATTGGGGCGGGCCTCCATGGCCTTAACCACATTCTGGGGACGACCATCCAACATCCTGTGCGCCTGTAATGACGAGCAGCGCGCCCGTTATCTTGATCCGTGTGTCAGGGGAGAGAAAATTGACGCCTTGGCGATGACCGAACCTGATGCGGGTTCTGACGTGCGTGGTATGAAAACTGTGGCTCGCAAAGACGGCGATGACTGGATCATTAACGGCACCAAGCATTTCATTTCTCATGCAGACATTGCCGATTTTATCATCGTTTTCGTGGCCACCGGCGAAGATGAAACGTCGCGGGGCACGCGCAAGCAAATATCATGCTTTCTGGTTGATCGGGGAACCCCCGGTTTTGAAATCCGCGATGGTTACCAGTCGGTCTCGCATCGTGGGTATCATAATTGTATTTTGAATTTTGATGAATGCCGGGTGCCCTCAAACCAGATGCTGGGGGAAGAAGGCGGCGGCTTTGAAGTGGCCAATACCTGGCTCGTCGCGACCCGGCTTTCTGTGGCGGCGTTTTCGGTCGGGCGCGCACGCCGGGCTTTCGATTTGGCCTTGAACTGGACGACGGAACGAAAACAGTTCGGCCAGCAGATCAGCAAGTTTCAGGGTGTGTCATTCAAACTGGCTGACATGATTACCGAAATCGACGCTGCCGATCTTCTCACCCTGGCCGCAGCCTGGCAGCTCGATCAGGGTGTCGACGCCAATCTTGCCATATCCCAGGCCAAGCTCTACGCCACTGAAATGCTGGCTCGTGTAACCGATGAGGCAATCCAGATTCATGGCGGCATGGGGTTGATGAGCGACCTGCCGCTTGAACGTTTCTGGCGGGATGCCCGGGTCGAGCGTATTTGGGATGGAACCAGTGAAATCCAGCGCCACATCATCTCGCGCGAACTATTGCGGCCTATCGGCGGATAA